CCCCAGGAAAATAAAGGAACCAATCGGCCTCTTGGGGTCTTTTAATCCCGCCCTTGCCCTCCTTACAGCTCTGGCAACTGCTTTTACAGCTTCATCCTGTCCTATTACTCTTTCATGGAGTATTTCCTCTAATTTAAGAAGTCTGTCTGTTTCTTCTTGCTTAAGATTAGCTACAGGAACTCCAGTCCAGCTCGAGACAATTTGTGCTATATCTTCACCAGTAACCTCCATGGTGTCTTTACCCTTTTTGGCAATCCATTGAGTTGACATTTCTTCCAATTTTTCTTTGATTTGTTTCTCTTGATCCCTAAGGTTGGCTGCTTTTTCAAAGTCTTGACCGTTTACAGCTTCTTGCTTTTCCTGTTGGATAAATTCTAACTTGTTTTCAAATTCCTTCATTTCTGGTGGAGCCATATAAGATGCCAAATGCACCTTAGAAGCAGCCTCATCTATCAAATCTATTGCTTTGTCTGGTAGAAACCTTTCTGTAATGTATCTATCTGACAGCTTAACAGCAGCCTCTATTGCTTCATCCGTAATTTTAGTTTTATGGTGTGCTTCATATTTATCTCGCAAGCCCACAAGAATCAGTACAGCTTCTTCCTTGGAAGGTTCATTCACCTTAACAGGTTGAAATCTCCTTTCCAAAGCTGCATCCCTCTCGATGTACTTTTGGTATTCATCTAAAGTTGTAGCTCCTACACACTGCAGCTCACCTCTTGCTAATGCTGGTTTTAAAATATTTGCAGCATCAATGGCACCTTCAGCAGCTCCGGCCCCAATTAACGTGTGTAGTTCATCAATAAACAGAATCACATTTCCTGAATCACGTATCTCCTGCATTACTTTTTTTAATCGTTCCTCAAACTCACCCCTGTATTTAGACCCCGCAACCATGCCAGACAAATCAAGGGTAATTACTCTCTTACCTTTTAGAAGCTCAGGAGTTTCACCAGAAGTAATCTTTTGTGCCAAACCCTCAGCTATTGCCGTTTTCCCAACCCCTGGTTCACCTATTAGTATGGGATTATTTTTAGTTCTACGACTTAAAATCTGAATAATTCTTTCAATCTCCTTGCTTCGTCCAATTATAGGGTCTAGCTTATCTTCCTTTGCCAACTGTGTTAAATCTCTTCCATACTGATCTAAGGTAGCAGTTTTTGTTCCGTTACTCCCCTGATTAAAGCTATCATTGTTTTTAGCCTGGTTATTGCTAAAAATATTCCCAAATGGGCCTTGCAATCCTTGATTCCCTCCAGAATATCCTCCAAAACCACCAAGCAATTTCATTACCTGCATTGTAAGCTTCTCATCATTCACATGTAATTTAGCAAGCACTTTCGATGCTACACCTTCTCCTTCCTTAAGTAATCCTAAAAGAAGATGTTCTGTCCCAATATATTTTACACCCAGGTTTCTAGCCTCTTCCGATGCCAATTCAATTACTTTTTTTGCCCTTGGCCCAATATGAATCTCTTTCCCGGGAGTTATAGGATTTTTTTGCCCTGCAAGCTGTATTGTTTCTTCTCTAACAGTTTCTAGATCTACTCCTAAAGAACTAAGAGCTTTAGCTCCAATACCTTTACCCTCCTTAAGAATCCCTAATAGCAGATGTTCAGTATCTAATGTGCTTTGACCTATAGCAGCAGCCTCCTTATGTGCAAGGCGCAAAACCATTTGGGCTTTTTCTGTGAATTTATTTAGCATTTCATATTACCTCCTTAACAAATCTCTAATTATTTGTGACCTATTGATATCTCTTTCCATTGGTGACATTTCCTTACCCATGGAGTACTGAAGATATGCGGGCTGCATGCTAACCATGGCTTTAGTAAAAATGGTAGGATCAATGCCCTCCAAAATTTTCAAATCAATTCCCAGTTTCATATCAGACAATAGTGATAATGCTTCCTCAGAGGTTATTACCCGCGCATTAGTCAATATTCCATAAGCTCTACAAACTTTATCAGAAAGAATAGGTTCAATCTCTCTTGCTAAAAGCTCCCTAGCTGCTTTTTCTTGATCAATAATTTTTAGAACAACACTATACAGGTTATTTATAATTTCATCTTCGCTTCTGCCTATGGTTATTTGATTTGAAATTTGAAAAAGATTACCTACTGCTTCTGTCCCCTCTCCATAAATGCCCCTTACCACAACACCAACCTGTGATAATGCGGATAGAATTCTACTGGCTTGTTTAGTTAATACTAACCCGGGCAAGTGTAGCATTACTGATGCTCTTAATCCAGTACCCACATTTGTTGGACACGATGTTAGGAAACCATACTTTTCATTAAAAGCTATATCCAACTTTTCTTCCATTAAGTCATCTATTTGATCTGCAATTTTATAAGCTTCAAATAAATCTAATCCAGGCAAAATAGCCTGAATTCTTAGATGATCCTCTTCAATAACCATGATGCTAATTGATCTATTTTCATTAATTAGAACTGCACCCTTACCACTATCAGCATGTTCTGGGCTAATAAGATGCTTTTCAACTAATATCCGTTTTTCTAAACTATTTAGATCTTTTAATAGCCAAAAATCTAACTTTGGTTCTATTGCTTCAATCGTCTTTTCAATCATATTAAATTGTATATCAATATCTTCCTGTTTCATTAGATGTGGAAAGGGTAAATCTATTAAATTTCTAGCTAATCTTATCCGAGTTGAGACTACAACATCCGAGTATTGACCTTCCCCTGCGATCCACTTTTCTTCTAAAGAAATCAATTTTTCTTTATGCATTATATTTCCCCTTTCGGTTCAATACTTTTCTCCAAATCCCTAATTTTATCTCTTACTTCTACGGCTTTTTCAAACTCTTCTTCTAATACAAGGCTTTGTAGTTTGTTTCGCAAAGATTTAATTTCCTGCTTTATACGTAAGTCAGAACCTGTCCTCTTGGGAAACTTTCCAGCATGTATATTACTGCCATGCACTCTTTTTAATAATACATTGATTTTATTACCAAAGCTGTCATAGCATTTTGCACACCCAAATCTACCACTTTGCTGGAACTGCCTATAATCAGCACCGCATTTTTCACATTTGACAGTTTCCTGCAATTCCTCTCCCATACTAGCATCATTTCCGCCTGCTTCTAAAAGACCTGTTAAAAATTTATGAATGGAAAAATTATCAGCAAAACTAAAACCTAGTTCTTGTTGATACTTTTTTGCACATTCCTCACATAAGTTCACTTCTGACTTCGCACTATTTATAATTTTTGTTATATGAACAGCAGCGGGCCTCTTTTTGCACTCGTCACAAAACATTTACAAAACCTCCTATCTAATTTGCCTAAAGCATCCAAAATATAATTTAAACTGACGCAAAAAATTTATCCAAATATTCTACAAGATCCCCACTTCTATAAGTGGGCTCTCTAAATCAGGTGGAGTAGAGTCTGCATCTGAGTTCCCAATGTTCAGCTTGGCTGAATGAGTTTACTGAAATTCTTTTCGCAATAATGTTATGAGCATCGCTTTTATAAGTTTTGCCCTTATTTCTTCTTTATTATCAAATTTTTCACCAAAAGTTTCTCGTTGAACTAGGACTTTCATTAAAATCATTTCTCTTTTAGTTAAGAGTCCTTCTTCATGAAGTCTTTTGAGTAATTCTAAAGCTGCATGTTCAGAAACATTTGTATCAATTGATTGATTAATTAAGTGTAGTAGTTGTTCTTTTATTAAGGGTAACTTAATTATTCTCAAGTAACCCCCACCACCCTGCTGGGATTCCACAACGTAACCCTGTTTCACTCCAAACCTGGTTCTAAGTACATAATTTATCTGGGAAGGAACACATAGAAATTGTGCTGCTAACCTACTTCTT
This DNA window, taken from Desulfitibacter sp. BRH_c19, encodes the following:
- a CDS encoding ATP-dependent Clp protease ATP-binding subunit ClpC — encoded protein: MLNKFTEKAQMVLRLAHKEAAAIGQSTLDTEHLLLGILKEGKGIGAKALSSLGVDLETVREETIQLAGQKNPITPGKEIHIGPRAKKVIELASEEARNLGVKYIGTEHLLLGLLKEGEGVASKVLAKLHVNDEKLTMQVMKLLGGFGGYSGGNQGLQGPFGNIFSNNQAKNNDSFNQGSNGTKTATLDQYGRDLTQLAKEDKLDPIIGRSKEIERIIQILSRRTKNNPILIGEPGVGKTAIAEGLAQKITSGETPELLKGKRVITLDLSGMVAGSKYRGEFEERLKKVMQEIRDSGNVILFIDELHTLIGAGAAEGAIDAANILKPALARGELQCVGATTLDEYQKYIERDAALERRFQPVKVNEPSKEEAVLILVGLRDKYEAHHKTKITDEAIEAAVKLSDRYITERFLPDKAIDLIDEAASKVHLASYMAPPEMKEFENKLEFIQQEKQEAVNGQDFEKAANLRDQEKQIKEKLEEMSTQWIAKKGKDTMEVTGEDIAQIVSSWTGVPVANLKQEETDRLLKLEEILHERVIGQDEAVKAVARAVRRARAGLKDPKRPIGSFIFLGPTGVGKTELARALAESLFGDKASLVRLDMSEYMEKHTVSRLIGAPPGYVGYDEGGQLTEAVRRKPYSVVLLDEIEKAHPEVFNILLQVLEDGRLTDAKGRVVDFRNSVLIMTSNVGADLIRKEATMGFAVQSDESNYEKMKSRIMEDLKRTFRPEFLNRIDETIVFHSLKMEHILQIVDLMLEELNERLKEKGFLVEASEEGKKKIAEEGFDEKFGARPLRRAILRLVEDNLSEGLLEGKYQPGDKVFIKVVDDKLELEKI
- a CDS encoding ATP--guanido phosphotransferase translates to MHKEKLISLEEKWIAGEGQYSDVVVSTRIRLARNLIDLPFPHLMKQEDIDIQFNMIEKTIEAIEPKLDFWLLKDLNSLEKRILVEKHLISPEHADSGKGAVLINENRSISIMVIEEDHLRIQAILPGLDLFEAYKIADQIDDLMEEKLDIAFNEKYGFLTSCPTNVGTGLRASVMLHLPGLVLTKQASRILSALSQVGVVVRGIYGEGTEAVGNLFQISNQITIGRSEDEIINNLYSVVLKIIDQEKAARELLAREIEPILSDKVCRAYGILTNARVITSEEALSLLSDMKLGIDLKILEGIDPTIFTKAMVSMQPAYLQYSMGKEMSPMERDINRSQIIRDLLRR